A window of the Nisaea acidiphila genome harbors these coding sequences:
- a CDS encoding fatty acid desaturase, with translation MQSVPAVEWPTVGLWLAIHGLFAAATWWHAAVPPWLLPLIGAPLVCWHASYQHEAIHGHPTRVGWLNAALAGLPLMLWVPYGIYRDSHLKHHENEYLTDPIEDPESFYVTPGEWALYSTPRRVLHRVVNALAGRLLIGPAFVAGLFLCREALKVVRGRADLRAWAMHAAGAGLLLSWVLLVCEMSLWTYLLCFAYPGTSLLLLRSFAEHHAAPEPEDRTAIVEAEPPFALLFLNNNLHVAHHDKPGVPWYRLPRYEAVRRLNTARPSERIYRGYREIARHWLFRAKESPVHPHL, from the coding sequence TTGCAATCCGTACCCGCCGTGGAATGGCCGACCGTCGGCTTGTGGCTGGCCATTCACGGCCTTTTCGCAGCCGCGACCTGGTGGCATGCCGCGGTGCCTCCGTGGCTGCTGCCGCTGATCGGAGCGCCTCTGGTCTGCTGGCATGCGAGTTACCAGCACGAGGCCATCCACGGCCACCCGACCCGGGTCGGCTGGCTCAATGCCGCGCTCGCCGGGCTCCCGCTGATGCTCTGGGTGCCGTATGGCATCTACCGGGACAGCCATCTCAAACATCACGAGAACGAGTATCTGACCGATCCGATCGAGGATCCGGAATCCTTCTATGTGACGCCAGGGGAGTGGGCGCTTTACTCGACACCGCGCCGGGTTCTGCACCGGGTCGTCAACGCGCTTGCCGGGCGCCTGCTGATCGGTCCCGCTTTCGTGGCCGGGCTGTTTCTCTGCCGGGAGGCGCTGAAGGTTGTGCGTGGGCGGGCGGATCTTAGAGCCTGGGCCATGCACGCGGCTGGCGCAGGGCTGCTCCTTTCCTGGGTGTTGCTGGTCTGCGAGATGTCTCTTTGGACCTATCTGCTCTGTTTCGCCTATCCCGGAACCAGCCTGCTGCTGCTGCGCTCCTTCGCGGAGCATCATGCCGCGCCGGAGCCGGAGGACCGGACCGCCATCGTCGAGGCGGAACCGCCTTTCGCGCTGCTGTTCCTCAACAACAACCTGCATGTCGCCCATCACGACAAGCCGGGTGTGCCCTGGTACCGCCTGCCACGCTACGAGGCGGTGCGGCGGCTCAATACCGCGCGTCCCTCGGAGCGGATCTATCGAGGGTATCGGGAAATCGCCCGCCACTGGCTCTTCCGGGCGAAGGAGAGCCCGGTGCATCCGCACCTCTAG